In Candidatus Gastranaerophilales bacterium, a genomic segment contains:
- a CDS encoding type II secretion system F family protein, translating into MKTFKYYAIKKEDGTKVEGKIEAVNDKEARSLIIQLDLFPTRIIDPTASSYSETAVRQQQADARKKVRLGKLSGREKIDFTTTLQILLKAGVPLIEALVFLESDTNSVRLRSIASEIRKQVIAGVNFADTVAKFPQIFDALYIGLVRAGEESGELDVTLERMSKLLKKQDDLKSKIIGVLAYPCIVLLFAVVIVLVMLMFVFPKFAEMYEGMGAQLPWITQMCIDTGKFLAKFWMVLPIFFATIYWFLIGLFAFEPFKNRFDQFLLSIPLIRDFVKLAEFSNFISVMLVSYEAGVPIVDCLYLGNFTITNNVINTAIKTSAVKVQQGLHLSDALKSSEVVPPIILFMISTGEQSGKLGEMLEKSSEFIDNQLDRIIDLLTKFIEPIMLVFIGAVVLVLALALYLPLFQSYSHIGS; encoded by the coding sequence ATGAAAACGTTTAAATATTACGCAATAAAAAAAGAAGACGGCACAAAGGTGGAAGGCAAAATAGAAGCTGTTAATGACAAAGAAGCAAGAAGCCTTATAATCCAGCTTGACCTCTTTCCTACGCGTATTATAGACCCGACAGCTTCAAGTTACTCGGAAACAGCTGTCAGGCAGCAGCAAGCTGACGCAAGAAAAAAGGTCAGATTGGGAAAATTATCCGGCAGAGAAAAAATCGATTTTACAACAACGCTGCAAATTCTTCTAAAAGCCGGTGTACCTCTCATTGAAGCGTTGGTATTTTTAGAGAGTGATACAAACAGCGTAAGGCTTCGTTCAATCGCAAGCGAAATCAGAAAACAGGTAATAGCCGGAGTGAATTTTGCCGATACGGTAGCTAAATTCCCTCAGATTTTTGACGCGTTATATATCGGCTTGGTAAGAGCAGGCGAAGAATCGGGTGAACTGGACGTTACTTTAGAGAGAATGTCTAAACTCTTGAAAAAACAAGATGATTTAAAAAGCAAAATTATAGGAGTACTTGCATATCCATGTATTGTGCTCTTATTTGCCGTTGTTATTGTGCTTGTTATGCTTATGTTTGTATTCCCTAAATTTGCGGAAATGTATGAAGGAATGGGCGCACAGCTTCCCTGGATTACTCAAATGTGTATAGATACAGGCAAATTTTTGGCTAAATTTTGGATGGTTTTGCCTATATTTTTTGCTACAATTTATTGGTTTTTAATCGGATTGTTTGCTTTCGAACCTTTTAAAAACAGATTTGACCAATTTTTGCTTTCTATTCCTTTAATTCGTGATTTTGTAAAATTAGCCGAATTCTCGAACTTTATCTCCGTAATGCTTGTATCGTATGAAGCAGGGGTGCCTATTGTAGATTGTTTATATTTAGGTAATTTTACCATTACAAATAATGTAATTAATACCGCAATTAAAACTTCTGCAGTGAAAGTTCAACAGGGTTTGCATTTATCCGATGCGCTTAAATCTTCTGAAGTTGTTCCGCCTATCATATTGTTTATGATTTCAACAGGCGAACAATCGGGTAAACTCGGCGAAATGCTTGAAAAATCAAGTGAATTTATTGATAACCAGCTTGATAGAATTATAGATTTGTTAACTAAATTTATTGAACCTATAATGCTTGTATTTATTGGCGCTGTTGTACTGGTTTTAGCGTTAGCTCTTTATTTGCCGCTATTCCAATCTTACTCGCATATCGGAAGTTAA
- the proB gene encoding glutamate 5-kinase: MDIKEKIKEAKRIVFKFGTNALSRQDGSIALSRIYGFIEDIADLKNQDKEILIVTSGAVGLGAARLGIKKPSLIAAKQACAAVGQAKLMHFYEDAFEKFGVTVAQVLLTEDDFNFRSRYLSLKSALNELLSCSVIPIINQNDTVSAAELKPTCHKKACFGDNDKLSSLVMSGLDADLLVILSDVDGLYNDDPRVNKDAKLISVVEDITPDIEKLGFDASKGGRGGMKTKLEAAKVATHSGGIAVIANGNEARIIRKIFSDEPVGTVFLPSENLSEKRRWIAYATNLAGAVKVNSGAYSALLEKNASLLPIGIVDIINSFDKNDVVSILNEAGEEVARGMVNYSSKDCKKLLGKHSDDIEKILGYRNYDAIITRDNIIFT, translated from the coding sequence ATGGATATAAAAGAAAAAATTAAAGAGGCAAAAAGAATAGTTTTTAAGTTTGGGACAAATGCGCTGTCCAGACAAGACGGTTCGATTGCATTATCAAGAATTTACGGTTTTATTGAAGATATTGCCGACCTGAAAAATCAGGACAAGGAAATTTTGATAGTGACTTCAGGCGCGGTAGGGCTTGGAGCCGCCAGACTGGGTATTAAAAAGCCTTCTTTAATTGCCGCAAAACAGGCATGCGCTGCCGTAGGGCAGGCTAAATTAATGCACTTTTATGAAGATGCGTTTGAAAAATTCGGGGTTACCGTAGCACAAGTGCTTTTAACCGAAGACGATTTTAATTTCAGAAGCCGTTATTTAAGCTTAAAAAGCGCGCTTAACGAACTGTTATCCTGTAGTGTAATTCCTATTATTAACCAAAACGACACGGTCAGTGCAGCGGAACTGAAACCGACCTGTCATAAAAAGGCTTGTTTTGGTGATAATGATAAACTTTCTTCACTTGTTATGAGCGGGCTTGATGCGGACTTGTTGGTTATTCTGTCAGATGTTGACGGGTTGTATAACGATGACCCCCGTGTAAATAAAGATGCAAAACTTATTTCTGTTGTAGAAGACATCACTCCCGATATAGAAAAATTAGGGTTTGATGCTTCCAAAGGCGGCAGAGGCGGGATGAAAACCAAACTTGAAGCGGCAAAAGTCGCCACACATTCAGGCGGAATAGCTGTTATAGCTAACGGTAATGAAGCCCGTATAATAAGAAAAATTTTCTCTGACGAACCGGTCGGCACCGTATTTTTACCGAGTGAAAACCTTTCTGAAAAAAGACGCTGGATAGCTTACGCTACTAACCTTGCCGGCGCTGTTAAGGTTAACAGCGGGGCTTACAGTGCTTTGCTTGAAAAAAATGCAAGTCTGCTTCCCATCGGCATTGTAGATATCATCAACAGCTTTGATAAAAATGATGTGGTAAGTATTCTAAATGAAGCCGGCGAAGAAGTAGCCCGGGGAATGGTGAATTATTCAAGCAAAGATTGCAAAAAACTTCTCGGCAAACATTCCGATGATATTGAAAAAATACTCGGTTACAGAAATTATGATGCAATTATAACAAGAGATAATATTATATTTACATAA
- a CDS encoding PIG-L family deacetylase translates to MRKLIFKNLISHIYRIYFSINLQPRELHFKKDARCLILAPHADDESIGCGGVLLKYPKMFDVYCLTNGFKGVEIPNLTYEEKIEVRKNEFIEAMEKAGVNYYSFFEDVDDKRLIMRYDKFSSINVSHYDYIFIPNILDQHRDHKAVALMLNELLKDKAHKHNVKIVMYEVWTALALPNFFVDIEDVMDAKIELIKTHKSQIATRDYTNKVRGLNSYRALGPQRQYVEAYCVLELNEFKKICKMYSI, encoded by the coding sequence ATGCGCAAGTTGATTTTTAAAAATTTAATATCACATATCTACAGAATATACTTTTCTATAAATCTTCAGCCCAGAGAATTACATTTTAAAAAAGATGCCCGTTGTTTGATTTTAGCGCCTCATGCTGACGATGAGAGCATAGGCTGCGGCGGGGTTCTGCTCAAATATCCTAAAATGTTTGATGTTTATTGTCTTACAAACGGTTTTAAAGGGGTAGAAATCCCTAATCTTACTTACGAAGAAAAAATTGAAGTCCGCAAAAACGAATTTATTGAAGCTATGGAAAAAGCAGGCGTCAACTACTACAGCTTTTTTGAAGATGTTGACGATAAGCGCCTGATAATGAGATATGATAAATTTTCTTCAATAAATGTTTCTCATTATGATTATATTTTCATTCCCAATATTCTGGACCAGCATCGGGACCATAAAGCAGTAGCGCTAATGCTTAATGAGCTTTTAAAAGATAAAGCGCATAAACATAATGTAAAAATCGTAATGTATGAGGTCTGGACGGCTCTTGCACTGCCTAATTTCTTTGTCGATATTGAAGATGTGATGGATGCAAAAATTGAACTCATAAAAACTCATAAATCCCAAATTGCTACCCGTGATTATACAAATAAAGTGAGAGGGCTGAATTCCTACAGGGCATTAGGTCCCCAAAGGCAATATGTCGAAGCTTACTGCGTTTTGGAGTTGAACGAATTTAAAAAAATATGTAAAATGTACAGTATATAA